One Salmo trutta chromosome 19, fSalTru1.1, whole genome shotgun sequence genomic window carries:
- the zcchc10 gene encoding zinc finger CCHC domain-containing protein 10, translating to MATPMHRIIARRQAEANKQHVRCQKCLEFGHWTYECTGKRKYLHRPSRTTEMKNKLKENKNKQVNATGPGKESSNEKKTKKKRSKDASGGGSSSSSDSDSSSSDSSSDSSDSSSSSSDDSDSSSDSSDSSSSSSSSSSSSSASDSSEGSDSDQGPPKKKKKKK from the exons ATGGCGACACCCATGCACAGAATTATTGCCCGTCGGCAAGC GGAGGCAAATAAACAACATGTTCGGTGTCAGAAGTGTTTGGAGTTTGGACACTGGACATATGAGTGTACTGGCAAACGAAAATACCTTCACAGGCCATCAAGGACAACAGAAATgaaaaataaactgaaggaaaataaaaataaacaggtCAATGCCACAGG ACCAGGAAAGGAAAGCTCCAATGAGAAAAAAACTAAGAAGAAAAG GTCAAAGGACgcaagtggtggtggtagtagtagcagcagcgacTCTGACAGCTCTTCCAGTGACTCATCGTCTGACAGTAGTGACTCCTCAAGCTCTTCGTCGGACGACAGTGACAGCAGTAGTGACAGTTCTGACAGCTCTAGCTCCTCTTCCTCTAGCAGTTCAAGCAGCTCGGCCTCTGATTCATCAGAAGGAAGTGATTCAGATCAAGGTCCTcccaagaagaaaaagaagaagaaatga